A window of the Brassica napus cultivar Da-Ae chromosome C5, Da-Ae, whole genome shotgun sequence genome harbors these coding sequences:
- the LOC106399253 gene encoding protein trichome birefringence-like 41 has protein sequence MVLQENAISYGSALVLSLLLLLPLLAKGCDMFTGQWVKDASYPLYDPSTCPFIRREFACKKNGRPDLDYPTFRWQPQGCKLAWFNGVDFLQKNRGKKIMFVGDSLSLNQWQSLTCMLHSSVPKSPYTMTTEGTTISTFTFQEYGVEIKFDRNPYLVDIVSEKIGSVMKLDSINDGKNWSGMDTLIFNTWHWWSRKSWDYIQIGSNVTKDMDRMAAFEIALGTWGKWVDTVVDTRKTRVFFQGISPSHYNGSLWGEPAAHSCAGQTEPLWGTNYPGGLPPEVGVLKRALGKITKPVTLLDITMLSLLRKDGHPSIYGIGGRTGNDCSHWCLSGVPDTWNEILYNYML, from the exons ATGGTTTTACAGGAAAACGCCATTTCTTATGGCTCTGCATTAGTGTTATCGCTGCTCctcctccttcctcttcttgcaAAGGGATGTGATATGTTCACGGGTCAGTGGGTGAAGGATGCTTCCTACCCTCTCTACGATCCATCCACGTGTCCATTCATAAGACGCGAGTTCGCTTGCAAGAAAAATGGACGGCCAGATCTCGACTACCCTACCTTCAGATGGCAACCACAGGGATGCAAATTAGCATG GTTCAATGGAGTAGATTTTTTGCAGAAAAATAGAGGGAAGAAGATAATGTTTGTAGGTGATTCTCTTAGCCTAAATCAATGGCAGTCTTTGACATGTATGCTCCACTCTTCTGTTCCCAAGTCTCCCTATACTATGACCACAGAAGGCACTACTATCTCAACCTTCACATTCCAG GAGTATGGAGTTGAAATAAAGTTTGATAGGAATCCGTATTTGGTAGATATAGTGAGTGAGAAGATTGGGAGCGTGATGAAGCTTGATTCGATCAACGATGGAAAGAATTGGTCAGGAATGGATACACTGATTTTCAACACTTGGCATTGGTGGAGCCGTAAATC ATGGGATTATATTCAAATAGGAAGTAACGTCACAAAAGACATGGACCGCATGGCGGCATTCGAAATCGCACTTGGAACTTGGGGCAAATGGGTCGATACCGTGGTAGATACTAGGAAAACTAGAGTATTTTTTCAAGGAATTTCACCATCTCATTACAA TGGATCTCTATGGGGTGAACCAGCTGCACATAGTTGCGCGGGACAGACGGAACCACTTTGGGGGACAAATTATCCAGGAGGATTGCCACCAGAAGTTGGAGTTTTGAAGAGAGCACTCGGGAAAATTACCAAACCGGTGACTTTGCTAGACATTACTATGCTTTCATTGCTTCGGAAAGATGGTCACCCTTCCATTTACGGTATAGGCGGCCGAACCGGCAATGATTGCAGCCACTGGTGTCTCTCTGGCGTGCCAGATACTTGGAATGAGATTCTTTACAATTATATGCTTTAG